The window GAAGTTTCCAGGTGAATATTATTTTTGAGCGCTTCTTCTACAATATGTTTAAAATGCGAACTTTTCGTACAGTAGCAATATTTATAATCACCACGATAATTGTTCTTTAAAATGGCAGTTTGAAAAAGAATCTTCGCTTGTTGAATTTTCTTACTCACCATTGGTAAGTAGGTGAAACGTAGGGGAGTACCATAGGTTTCTATCATTTCCATCAGGTTTAAATCCTGAAAATATAATTCATCGTCTATAACATCGAAACCTTCCTGTGGAAAACCAACGCTTAGATCAAGAAATTCTGAGTAACTCTGCATTTACTTTTAAATAATTTTTTGCAAAAATGTAATTTTAAATTGAGATATGATTGGTATCATTCATTTTTTTACTGTAAGGAAACGCTTAAAATAAAAGGCAGGATGATACAGGATGGTAACTCATGTAATTTTGGCTAATTTAAGCGCATTAAATAGCACAATTTTATTTGTGGCTAAAGATAAATAACCAAATATTTTAGTAATGAAATGCACCAACCTATTAATGCTAATTGCGTTAAGTTTCTTAAGTTTTATTGTAAAGGCACAACCAAAAACACCTTTGTGGGTTGACAAAGTTGGTGCTAAGTCGCTCATTTTTAAGGCAAATATTTATAAAGCGAACGATTACGGCGCTTTAGGTGATGGTAAAACAAATAATACTATTGCCATTCAAAAGGCTATTGATGATTGTGCTAAAAAAGGTGGTGGAACAGTAACTTTTGCAAGTGGAAAATACTTGATAGGATCTATATTCGTAAAAACTGGTGTTAATCTTAAAATAGATAAAGACGTTGAAATTTTAGGTAGTCAAAATATTACTGATTATCCAGAAGTTGATACAAGGGTAGCTGGTATTGAGATGAAATGGCCAGCAGCGCTGATCAATATTATTAACCAGGAGCGAGCCAGTATTTCTGGTGCTGGTTTAATAAATGCCCAAGGAAAACCATTTTGGGAGATGTATTGGAACATGCGAAAGGATTATGATGCAAAAGGTTTAAGGTGGATTGTAGATTATGATGCAAAACGCCCACGTACGATACTGATAGAATCTTCAAAAGACATAATGCTTAAAGACTTAACGATCCAGCAAGCAGGCTTCTGGACAGTTCAGGTATTATACTCCACCTATATAACAGTAGATAAAATTACCATACGAAATAACGTTGACGGCCACGGACCAAGTACTGATGGGATTGATATTGATTCGTCTTCATGGATTTTGGTTCAAAACTGTGATATAGACTGCAATGATGATAACTTTTGTTTAAAAGCAGGCAGAGATTGGGACGGATTAAGGGTAAATCGTCCAACAGAATATGTAGTAATTAGAAATAGCATTGCAAGAAAAGGAGCGGGATTACTTACGCTTGGGAGTGAAACATCAGGAAGTATTCGCCATGTATGGGCAACTAACTTAGTAGGATATGGCACAGGAAACGCAATAAATATTAAATCTGCAAGAACGAGGGGTGGAACTGTGGAAGATGTTTATTTTGGCAACATTACTATGAATAGCGGTGGAAATGTAATTCAAATCAATCCAAATTGGAATCCTACGTATAGTTATTCAACCCTTCCTGCAGGTTATAACCCTGATTCGATACCTCCACATTGGAAAAAATTATTGGCTCGAGTAGAACCAGAAGCTAAAGGTATTCCTAAATTTCAAAATATTACGATCTATAATATAAAGGCAACTGGCGTAAAAAAAGGGATCAACGCAATGGGTACCGATAAAACCATTTTAAAAGATTTTAAAATTAGCAATATGGATGTAGAGGCTATAACAGCAGGCAATATAGAATACGGATTAAACTGGAGTTTCGATAAAGTTGTTATAAAAGCTGAAGATAAATCGACCTTAAAAATTAGCAATTCCACTAATGTCAAATTCTAAAAATTTAATGAGTTTTCTAAAATCCTTAGTATTTATACTTTCTTTATCTTCATCAGTCAATTTATTATATGCTCAAGCGCTATATCCGCCAATTTTACCTAGCGAAAATTGGCATAATGAGGAGCGAGAACTGCGTTATCATCCTGAAGGGAGAGATTTTGTAATCACGAATGGAAATCGTCGTTTCACAAGGGCGCTATATGGAACGCACTCTGCTTTTAGGGTAGAAGCGGGCGATCTTCCAGAATTTGCCCTTTACATGCCAGGAATGGGTGGAAATTTGAAATTTGGATTGATCGATGCAAAGGGTAGCAAATGGCTTATCAAATCGGAGAACATAACAGCCAGATATAGAGCCGGTTCAATGCTTTACAACATCACTGATCCGATGCTTGGCAATGGATATTTAGAAATGAGCATTCTTGCTTTAAGTAAAAGTGAAGGGCTAATATTGAAAGCTAATTTTAAAAATGTTGGTAACAATATAAAACTGTTTTGGGCTTTTGGAGGTGCAACCGGCAAAAATTTTAGTAGGAATGGAGATATGGGTCCAGATCCGGAATCTGTTTTTTATAACCATCCTGAGAATTGTAAAGGAAATATCTATCAAATAAAAAAGAATTCGTTTACGCTTGCTTACGGTAAAGACAAAACCTTAATTGGGTCTTTTCCATCTGATCAACTTAAGATAAGCGATGCGAAAAAACAAAATTCTCCCGTTGAAATGGATCAGTCTATTGGTGACGAATTTCCTACGATAACAGGGAAGTTAAATGTCGTAAATGACAAAGATTTTTATTTTTTTATTCAAAATCCTAAAGACGAGCAGTCCCCAGCTTCATGGTCTGTAGTAGACCAATTTAATCAAGCAGAAGTTGCTCGAAAAACTATCGCTAATAGAATCATCGTTAATACGCCTGACCCATATATCAACACAATTGGAGGTACACTTGCCATTGCTTCAGATGCTATATGGGAAGATCCATCGTATTTGCATGGCGCAATAGGTTGGCGCAGTCGACTAAATGGTTGGAGAGGTGCTTACACCGCAGATCCTTTAGGTTGGCATGATCGGGCCAGAATGCATTTCAACGCCTATGCTAAATCTCAAATTATCGAGCCCTTAAATGGCCCCGTGGTAGCAGATACTTTGTTAAATTTAGCCCGGTCTAAAGAAGAGTTGGGTACCGCAATGTTCAGCTCCGGATACATCGGTAGAGAACCAAATGGGAAAACCAATAAGCCGCATCATTATGATATGAATCTTGTCTTCATCGATCAGCTGCTATGGCATTTAAACTGGACTGGAGATTTAAAATATGCTAAAGAAATGTGGCCTTTGCTTACCCGACATTTAGCCTGGGAAAAAAGGGTTTATGATCCAGATAATGATGGTCTATATGATGCCTATGCTGTTATTTGGGCAAGTGATGCCTTGCAATATAGCGGTGGCAGTGTAACACATTCCTCTGCTTATAATTACCGATCAAATGCAATAGCAGCAAAAATTGCTCGACTAATAAATGAAGATCCAAATCCGTATCAGCTTGAAGCAGATAAGATTTTGAAAGCAATCAATGCACAACTTTGGATGCCTGAAAAAGGTTGGTTTGCAGAATATAGAGATGCCATGGGGCTTAAGCTTTTGCACCCATCAGCGGCACTTTGGACCATTTATCATGCCATTGATTCTGATGTTCCAGATCCTTTTCAAGCTTGGCAATCGTTGCGTTATACAGATACAGAGCTTCCGCATATTGCAATTCGTGCAAAAGGACTTGTAGATAAAGGTTATTATACCGTTGCAACTACAAACTGGATGCCTTACGAATGGTCGCTTAATAATGTTGTTTTAGCTGAATCTACACATACGGCTTTAGCAAATTGGCAAAGTGGGCGTAGTGAAGAAGCCTTTAAGTTATGGAAAAGCGAAATGCTTGCCAGCATGTACTTAGGTGGAAGTCCGGGTAACTTTGTTCAAATTTCCCATTATGATACCAACAGGGGAGAAGCTTACAGAGATTTTGGCGATCCTATCGGAATAAATTCTAGAGCATTAGTGGAAGGGCTTTTTGGGATAGTGCCAGATGCATTAAATAAGAGACTTAATATTCGCCCAGGATTGCCAGCAAACTGGGATCATGCCTCCATAACCATTCCTGATCTTGATTATTCTTTTGAAAGAGTTGGTGACCAAGATACTTACACTCTGCTATCTAGGTTTGATATTCCGTTGAATCTAGCGATGAAATTTAGGGTTAGAAAAAATGGTATAAAATCAATATTGGTTAACGGCTTACCAGTAAAATGGAAAAACAATAACCCCGCAATTGGTTATCCTGAGATAGAAATTGAAAGTCCGGCTGCTAAAAAGTATGTAGTGAAGATAATTTGGCAAGGACAAACATTTGCTCAACCTAAAATCCAAACTTCTTATTTTAAAGGAGAAAACATAGAAGCAAACTTCGTAAACTCAAGTATAATTAAAACATTTGATCCTCAAAATACGCTATCTAAAATTTCTATTGTTGGCGGTGTGCTCAAAGCTAATTTAGTTGGAGCAATTGGCAATAGAACCGTTTTTGTTCAAGTAAAACACGGCCAATTTACTTATTGGTTTCCACTATGTTTTGAATTAAAATCAAATGAGCCTATCGCTGTTCCTCTTGATATGTATAGTGATAAATGGAAAGGCCAAAATTTTGAAAAGCAAAATTTAACAACCTATTTTAACGACAAGGTCGACCAGATTTTCAAAAACAAATATCTTTCTCCACGACCAAAAACAACAACATTACAATTGCCAGTACAAGGAATTGGCGATTGGCCGCATCCAAACCTTAAGCCTGAAATAAATGATACAGGTTTAAGAAATTTAGCAAGAACTAAAAACGAAATTTCTCTTCCTTCAGGAATAATTTTTAATACGGCTGGAGAAAAGAATGATAAAAACATTTTGTTCACTTCCAGATGGGATAATTATCCTTCATCTGCAGATATTACATTGACTGGAAAAGCCAGTGCTATTTTCTTCTTGCTCGCTGGTTCTACAAATCCAATGCAAAGCAGAATGGATAATGGTTTAATAACGGTTTTTTATACTGACGGTACAAATGAAAAGCTGCCTTTGAAAAATCCAGAAAATTGGTGGCCAATTGAAAAGAATCTTCTTATTGATGGGGCTGCTTTTGATACGAAAGCGCCTAAACCTGTACGGATTCACCTCAAAACAGGAATAATTGAAGATAAAAATAACAGTCAGTGGAACGGAAAAGAGATAGATGGTGGTGTGGCTACGGCAATAGGTTTGGCACTAAATGCAAATAAAACACTATTAAAAGTAAATCTTTCTACCTTGTGTAATGATGTAGTTATTGGCGTAATGGGAATCACTTTGCAAAGATAGAATGCTCAAATTTAACGCTCAATCCTGGGAAAGATATATGCTAAAGTTCATCTTTAGCCTGTTGTTTTTTAGTTCTTTTTTTATAGCAAAAGCGCAATTAAACGCTAACATAACTCATTATTCAACAGCAGATGGTCTTTCTCATGCGGGCGTACTTTGCATGCTAAAAGATAGAGATGGTTTTATGTGGTTTGGTACCACAGATGGCATAAACAGGTTTGATGGGCATAATTTTGTTGTTTATAAGAGTCGACCTGGTGATACTTCAAAATTAAAAAGCAATAAAATTCGAAATATTATTGAGGATAAGCAGGGCTATTTATGGGTTGAAACTTACGATAGCGAGATTTATAAATTTGATAAAAAAACGGAACAGTTTACGCCGATTTCAGAAGGGAAATTTAAACATTTGTTTCAAGAACAGATGGTAATTGGTAAAATCATTGCGGATGATATAAATGGGGTTTGGTTACTAAGCGAAGAACACGGAATTTTTAAAGTTACAAATACCAGTTCGCAGGAGCCTTTAGTATATCATTATTCAAAAAATGAAAGTCCGAATTTTAAACTCAAAGGTAATGTTGTTAATGTTTTCCAAATTGATAATTCAGGTGATATTTGGCTCGGTACAAATAGCGGTCTAAACTGCCTTCGGAAAAATAAATCAGGCATTTACCAAGTTGTTCAATTCAATAAATCAGTTGATAATCTTCTTTCTTCAGCAGGTTTTACCTGTGCTACGATTCATGACAAGCAGCTCTATTTAGGCACAGACAATGGGCGATTATTAATTTATAACATTCAAAGAAAGACATTTACTGCAGATAATACATCGTCTAGAAGCAGGTTAAATGCACTTTGTTATACAAAAACTGGCAACTTATACATTTCTACTGCTACCAATGGATTATTAAGTTACAATTTAAAAACCCTTAAAGTTGTTAAACTTGATGCAAATTCAACGGCTAATTATTTGTCGCTTTATGAAGATGATCTAGGGCAAATCTGGATCGAACCAGAAAAATCTGGAGTTATAAAATATAATCCTAAAACCAAAACATTTAAGCCGTTTTTACAAAAGAAAGATTACGCAAGTTCATCAAGAAGCTATGAGGTTTTTACGGATGTAAATGGCGTTTTATGGGCAAGAATGAAAGATGGAGGATTTGGCTATTATGATCAGAAAACAGATCAAATTCAATATTTTTATAATGAACCTGGTGCAGAAAATCAAAAATTCTCTAACATTATCTCAAGTTTATTTAGTGATAAAACTGGTGTACTTTGGGTATGTGCAAGAGACGGCGGTATTAATAAAATTGTTTTTTTAAGAAATAAATTTAACTACCGAAAATTGATTGAGCGCCCACAAATTAGGGCTGAGAATGAGGTTAGAGCTATTATGCATGATTCGAAAGATAGATTATGGATCTGTACTAAAGATGGTCAGATTTATATATATGATCATGGTCAACGTGTATCGCTACTACCTTCGTCGATCGAACAAATTGGTTTAGTCTACAGTATTCTCGAAGATACTAAAGGAAATATATGGCTTGGAACCAAAGGAAATGGATTACTTAGGGCAACTCCAATCGATGGTGATAAAAAAGCTTATTCGTTAAAACAGTTCAAAAATAATATTAATGATATAAACAGCTTAAGTAGCGACCTAGTTTATTCTGTTATTGAAGATAAAAAAGGTAGAATTTGGGTTGGAACTTTAGGAGGTGGAATAAATCTTTTTACAGCCTTTGCAAATGGCGAAGGTTTTAAAAACTATGCAAATGCTTTTAAAAAATATCCGTTTTCCTGGGCGAAGATAATCAGGCATTTATGCGAAGACGGCCATGGGCGAATTTGGGTGGCGACAAGCAATGGCCTAATTATTTTTGATCCAAACAATAAAATTGAAGATTATAATTTCCTAGCTTATCGTAAAATTCGTGGCGATAAAACAAGTTTAGGGAGTAATAGCGTTCAACATGTTTACAAAGATTTAAATGAAAATATGTGGGTGGGTACCTTCGGTGGAGGTATAAATAAGGCAACTGTTTCTAAATCGGATAACAAGCAAATCACTTTTGAACCCTTTACCATCGAAAACGGACTATCAAATGATGTTGTATTGAGTATAACTGGTGATAAACAAAACAATTTGTGGATTGCTACAGAAGATGGTTTATCAAGATTGAATACCAAACAACGCACCTTTAAAAATTACGATGCCTTTGATGGCCTTTCAAAAGGTGGCTTTTCTGAAGCTGCTGCTTTTACAGCGCAAAATGGAAAAGTATATTTCGGTTGTATAGATGGTTTCATTGCGTTTGATCCGCTTGCAATTGGCGATCATAAAGGAACGGCAAATATGGCTTTAACACGCATTCAATTATATTACAAAGATATTGTACCTGGCGGAGAAGACTCGCCGTTGATGGAATCCATTAATGAAGCTAAATCGCTTGTTCTAAATTACAATCAAAACGTTATTAGTTTGGATTATACGGTATTGGATTTTCGTGCAACAGGTAAAATCACCTACGCCTACAAGCTAGAAGGATTTGATAAAAGTTGGCATTTGGTTAACGATCAACGAAAAGCTACCTACACCAATCTTCCGCCAGGTGAATATACTTTTAGGGTGCGAGCAACAAGTGAAGATCTTTTCAGCAAAATCCCTGAAAAAAACTTAAATATCACCGTTAAACCTCCATTTTACCACACCAGCATTGCCTACATTATTTATTTTTTACTTGCCAGCTGTTTAATTTTTTTCGCAAGGCGGATTATTATTACCATGATTAAGCTAAGAAATAAGGTTTTGGTTGAGCAAAAACTAACTGAAGTAAAGCTTTCTTTTTTTACTAATATCTCACACGAACTTAGAACGCCTTTAACACTAATTGTAAATCCGCTCGATGAAATATTGAAGCATGAAGCGTTAACTAATAAGGGAAAGGAATACCTTTCTATCATTAATAGGAATACGGAGCGCATGACTCGTTTCATCAACCAGCTTCTGGATTTTAGAAAAATGCAAAATGGAAAAACTCAACTTTCAGTTAAATACATAGATCTTTTTGCCTTGGCAAAATTTATTGGTCAGCATTTTTATGCAGTAGCTGAAGAAAAAAACATCACGCTCTTAGTCCAATCAAACTGTGAAGAAGTATATGGATGGGTGGACGAAGAAAAAATCGATATTATTATTTATAATCTCTTATCAAATGCTTTTAAATTTACTCCAATAGGTAAAGAAATATATCTAAATGTTAATTTAATTAATGCTTCTGAAGACATAGAAATTAAAATAATTGACAGTGGATTAGGCGTTCCGGAAGAAAAGCTTGAAGAAATTTTTGAAATTTATTATGAAGGAATTCCACAGGGTGACGAACATTTAAAAGGAACAGGAATAGGACTTGCCCTGGCACGAGGTTTAGCAATAAACCATAATGGAAAACTCTGGGCACAAAATAATGAAAACGAAGGAATGACTTTTACACTTTTTTTAAGAGGCGGAAAAGATCATTATAATCAATCGATGGTAAATTTCCCATCCATTAATCAACGTGTTGATCAAGAAGTTTCGGATCAACACGTTGCTTCGAATTTCGATGTTAACCAGCAAATTATAACAGAAAAAAGTGAAATAAATCGAAACTGGCATCTTCTTCTTGTTGAAGATAACATCGATTTAAGGCGATTTTTAGAAATTAAACTGAGCGGATTATACCGTGTTACCAGTGCTAATAATGGTGCCGAAGGTTTAAAATTAGCTAAATCTATTATTCCTGATTTAATTATTAGTGATGTAATGATGCCGCTTATGAATGGCATTGAAATGCTTGA is drawn from Pedobacter mucosus and contains these coding sequences:
- a CDS encoding hybrid sensor histidine kinase/response regulator transcription factor — translated: MLKFIFSLLFFSSFFIAKAQLNANITHYSTADGLSHAGVLCMLKDRDGFMWFGTTDGINRFDGHNFVVYKSRPGDTSKLKSNKIRNIIEDKQGYLWVETYDSEIYKFDKKTEQFTPISEGKFKHLFQEQMVIGKIIADDINGVWLLSEEHGIFKVTNTSSQEPLVYHYSKNESPNFKLKGNVVNVFQIDNSGDIWLGTNSGLNCLRKNKSGIYQVVQFNKSVDNLLSSAGFTCATIHDKQLYLGTDNGRLLIYNIQRKTFTADNTSSRSRLNALCYTKTGNLYISTATNGLLSYNLKTLKVVKLDANSTANYLSLYEDDLGQIWIEPEKSGVIKYNPKTKTFKPFLQKKDYASSSRSYEVFTDVNGVLWARMKDGGFGYYDQKTDQIQYFYNEPGAENQKFSNIISSLFSDKTGVLWVCARDGGINKIVFLRNKFNYRKLIERPQIRAENEVRAIMHDSKDRLWICTKDGQIYIYDHGQRVSLLPSSIEQIGLVYSILEDTKGNIWLGTKGNGLLRATPIDGDKKAYSLKQFKNNINDINSLSSDLVYSVIEDKKGRIWVGTLGGGINLFTAFANGEGFKNYANAFKKYPFSWAKIIRHLCEDGHGRIWVATSNGLIIFDPNNKIEDYNFLAYRKIRGDKTSLGSNSVQHVYKDLNENMWVGTFGGGINKATVSKSDNKQITFEPFTIENGLSNDVVLSITGDKQNNLWIATEDGLSRLNTKQRTFKNYDAFDGLSKGGFSEAAAFTAQNGKVYFGCIDGFIAFDPLAIGDHKGTANMALTRIQLYYKDIVPGGEDSPLMESINEAKSLVLNYNQNVISLDYTVLDFRATGKITYAYKLEGFDKSWHLVNDQRKATYTNLPPGEYTFRVRATSEDLFSKIPEKNLNITVKPPFYHTSIAYIIYFLLASCLIFFARRIIITMIKLRNKVLVEQKLTEVKLSFFTNISHELRTPLTLIVNPLDEILKHEALTNKGKEYLSIINRNTERMTRFINQLLDFRKMQNGKTQLSVKYIDLFALAKFIGQHFYAVAEEKNITLLVQSNCEEVYGWVDEEKIDIIIYNLLSNAFKFTPIGKEIYLNVNLINASEDIEIKIIDSGLGVPEEKLEEIFEIYYEGIPQGDEHLKGTGIGLALARGLAINHNGKLWAQNNENEGMTFTLFLRGGKDHYNQSMVNFPSINQRVDQEVSDQHVASNFDVNQQIITEKSEINRNWHLLLVEDNIDLRRFLEIKLSGLYRVTSANNGAEGLKLAKSIIPDLIISDVMMPLMNGIEMLDKLRHNDITSHIPVIMLTAKSSIESQIEGLKYGADIYLTKPFHTDFLLAAIDNLITSRKKLFEYLSTQQEKRVLNLEPGEIIITSKDEEFLKQVIQIVEDRMKDPEFNIDDVATAINMGRSTFYKKLKSLSSLSPVELVRDMRLKRSRQLLDSGSYSVSEAGYLSGFNSSPYFSTCFKEKYKISPSAYLKESNSKR
- a CDS encoding glycoside hydrolase family 28 protein, which produces MKCTNLLMLIALSFLSFIVKAQPKTPLWVDKVGAKSLIFKANIYKANDYGALGDGKTNNTIAIQKAIDDCAKKGGGTVTFASGKYLIGSIFVKTGVNLKIDKDVEILGSQNITDYPEVDTRVAGIEMKWPAALINIINQERASISGAGLINAQGKPFWEMYWNMRKDYDAKGLRWIVDYDAKRPRTILIESSKDIMLKDLTIQQAGFWTVQVLYSTYITVDKITIRNNVDGHGPSTDGIDIDSSSWILVQNCDIDCNDDNFCLKAGRDWDGLRVNRPTEYVVIRNSIARKGAGLLTLGSETSGSIRHVWATNLVGYGTGNAINIKSARTRGGTVEDVYFGNITMNSGGNVIQINPNWNPTYSYSTLPAGYNPDSIPPHWKKLLARVEPEAKGIPKFQNITIYNIKATGVKKGINAMGTDKTILKDFKISNMDVEAITAGNIEYGLNWSFDKVVIKAEDKSTLKISNSTNVKF
- a CDS encoding DUF4450 domain-containing protein, with the protein product MSFLKSLVFILSLSSSVNLLYAQALYPPILPSENWHNEERELRYHPEGRDFVITNGNRRFTRALYGTHSAFRVEAGDLPEFALYMPGMGGNLKFGLIDAKGSKWLIKSENITARYRAGSMLYNITDPMLGNGYLEMSILALSKSEGLILKANFKNVGNNIKLFWAFGGATGKNFSRNGDMGPDPESVFYNHPENCKGNIYQIKKNSFTLAYGKDKTLIGSFPSDQLKISDAKKQNSPVEMDQSIGDEFPTITGKLNVVNDKDFYFFIQNPKDEQSPASWSVVDQFNQAEVARKTIANRIIVNTPDPYINTIGGTLAIASDAIWEDPSYLHGAIGWRSRLNGWRGAYTADPLGWHDRARMHFNAYAKSQIIEPLNGPVVADTLLNLARSKEELGTAMFSSGYIGREPNGKTNKPHHYDMNLVFIDQLLWHLNWTGDLKYAKEMWPLLTRHLAWEKRVYDPDNDGLYDAYAVIWASDALQYSGGSVTHSSAYNYRSNAIAAKIARLINEDPNPYQLEADKILKAINAQLWMPEKGWFAEYRDAMGLKLLHPSAALWTIYHAIDSDVPDPFQAWQSLRYTDTELPHIAIRAKGLVDKGYYTVATTNWMPYEWSLNNVVLAESTHTALANWQSGRSEEAFKLWKSEMLASMYLGGSPGNFVQISHYDTNRGEAYRDFGDPIGINSRALVEGLFGIVPDALNKRLNIRPGLPANWDHASITIPDLDYSFERVGDQDTYTLLSRFDIPLNLAMKFRVRKNGIKSILVNGLPVKWKNNNPAIGYPEIEIESPAAKKYVVKIIWQGQTFAQPKIQTSYFKGENIEANFVNSSIIKTFDPQNTLSKISIVGGVLKANLVGAIGNRTVFVQVKHGQFTYWFPLCFELKSNEPIAVPLDMYSDKWKGQNFEKQNLTTYFNDKVDQIFKNKYLSPRPKTTTLQLPVQGIGDWPHPNLKPEINDTGLRNLARTKNEISLPSGIIFNTAGEKNDKNILFTSRWDNYPSSADITLTGKASAIFFLLAGSTNPMQSRMDNGLITVFYTDGTNEKLPLKNPENWWPIEKNLLIDGAAFDTKAPKPVRIHLKTGIIEDKNNSQWNGKEIDGGVATAIGLALNANKTLLKVNLSTLCNDVVIGVMGITLQR